A window from Terriglobales bacterium encodes these proteins:
- a CDS encoding helix-turn-helix domain-containing protein: MTRHNNKDSGLKRYRLYRGLYARVARQLGVDRSYVSRVARGERRSPRVEAALKTELRRIEQG, encoded by the coding sequence GTGACACGGCATAATAACAAAGATTCGGGGCTGAAGCGATACCGCCTGTATCGTGGGCTGTACGCTCGCGTGGCCCGCCAGCTTGGTGTCGACCGCTCCTACGTCAGCCGAGTTGCTCGCGGCGAGCGCCGCTCCCCGCGAGTCGAAGCGGCTCTTAAGACCGAGCTGCGCCGCATCGAGCAGGGCTGA